One Gossypium hirsutum isolate 1008001.06 chromosome A08, Gossypium_hirsutum_v2.1, whole genome shotgun sequence genomic window, CAATAAACGGTTTTTTTTAGTCTTATACCATGATGGgttaaaaaacaaaagaaattataggtttttaatgcattttctttaaattttattgttatcaTTGCCTTATACGGAGAGTGGTGAGTTAGATTGTCTTGTATTACTTTATATTGTCCAATACGTTAACTGGATACATATCATCACGTTATCCTATCAACCAGGGACAAATTTAAGGGGTCGCGTAACGACCTTGCCCCCCTcccagaaaaagggaaaattaaccTTGTGGTCcccttataaataaaaaaaataaaaaaaataatattagtcttttaaaaaataatattatgtatGGGATTTTTTGTCCAATTAATCCTGGTTTGCTGGCTTTAGGCTAAGATTATAACAGTTCTTAGTTCGTTTTTGCTGTAATAATTTGATTCTACTTTATGGTAACTTGAACttgtatttataattataatagttaaaaaaatCCTATAATTAATGAAActcattataaatatataatttttttataaattttacaacaTAACATTTTAAGCgggataattaaaattttgaaaataattaaaaaattaataataccaAAAATAGCACTTTCCAAGGTTAAACTACAGTAAATGAAAATTTGCATctcataattataaaattattattattttatttaaaaacaaaaaagaaaaagcgTTTTAGAGGGGCCACCACCTGTAAATACCGGTGAGGGGGAAGGGCAGTGTACAATGAGAGAGTTGGTGTGACCGGCAATAGTAAGTTCCTCGTTTAAAACGCCGGTTTGCCAAATGGACTGTGCTGGCCACTATAAAAATGGTCAAATTCCCATTCCAAGGACACACAAACTAAGCTTTCAACACCCAAACCCTTAAAAATCATGGAACGTGGTGATGAGTTCAGTCGTTTTCCCAAGCTTGCAAAATCAAATTCTGGTAAAGCACCCTTCAActagatatattttttattttatttgatatacATATAATACCcattttttgctcttttttttattataaaaaatacacAGATTTATcctcaaaatgattaaggtttaTTGCATGCATCAACagttctttccttttatttttttattgacttggttttttttttttcccttttgcaTGTTGTTCATCGCAAAtctcctttctttttttatgtattatatcaaaattttcccttttttaagtccttttttgaaaaaaaataaattttcaccaTTGATTGTTTCTCGACGGGGTTTAAGCTTAAAAGCAATATATTTAGACCATCTTTTTGACTTCATCTTGAATTTCCTCTATGTTCATATAGTAACGCTTGCTTCATTCTTCACCTTTGTCTTTTgtgtttcaaatatatatatgtttgtgtatattaataatgttgttgattgagtttgtattataaattaattcgataaaattatatttttattatttattgtatgttattttaaaaCACGTCTTTGTGTTTTAAATACCTGATTTCCACACATCTACACgtatttataaatatttgttaGGTCCATGTGGTAAAAAGTTTGATTTCTTTGGATTTTAGTGTTAgtggatgaaaaaaaatattaaataactaatataataattaaaaacaaatacaCTTTTAtatccttttttatttaattaaaataaatcattataaatattataaacaaagaatttttaattatgaattaatttaagaagtttttttttttccttttttttttaaatcttgttTTGCTTTCAATTGTTTTCTAGTTTAGTCTCTTTAAACACTTTTTTCTTTCAATTAATAACATATGTGTTTAACCaatcattttaaataattttcttcgtatataaaaaatagatcgaccaatcaaattaattgaattaaaattaataatttatttgagttaaattcgttaaaaagtcaaaaatttaTCTGTACGGATTTAAAATCAATTCAATCAATAAAGTAGGATTAAAatgttctttattctttatttttttttcatttttcctttttagatTTAAACTAAAAATCACTAAACCAAATacattgtatatttttatttatgtattgttTAGGGAAAAAGAAAAGTCAAAGCCTGTAGAGTGAGAAGGAGAAAAAGGGTTTGACTTTTAAGACTCCCAACAAAGAATCTAAACAGTGATAGGTGGGGCCCTTTTTTAGTACCTCATTGGGCCCCTTTCTCTAAAAGTGGGACCCATTTAACGCCTGGAATAAGCCACTTAGGATTTTACACGTGTATATAGAATCCCTCTGACACGGAGGTAGCATTTACTTATGACTTTTATCTTTTggattttttctctctttctttgaaTGCTTTAATGGAAgaagattttattattattattattttttttaggaCTTAAATTTATTTGTGTGTTAATGGCACTAACCATCTTATAGTTCTTACttattttaggttaatttttaaattttaaataattttaggggttaaagtgcaattttatatttttttccaggtttgggtatcattcaaCATGGTGATTCATCGGACTCCATTAACAACGTTAACAACATCTTCAACATCACCGACAGTGTCAGCAATGCCGGCAACATCTTCAACATCACTGCCAATGTCAGCAACGCCGGCAACATCTCCAACACCAGCAACACCAATGCCGTCAGCACCATGCCTCCACCGGGCCCGGTGTTGCGCGAACAGGATCAGTACATGCCAATAGCCAACGTGATCCGCATCATGCGCCGCATCCTACCACCCCATGCCAAAATCTCAGACGAAGCCAAAGAAACCATCCAAGAATGCGTTTCGGAGTTCATCAGTTTCATCACCGGGGAAGCCAACGAACGCTGCCAAAGCGAGCAACGCAAGACCGTCACCGCCGAGGACATCCTTTGTGCCATGGGAAAACTAGGCTTCGACGACTACATGGAGCCCCTCACCGTTTACTTGACCCGGTACAGGCAATCCGAAAACGAGAGGACTTCACTGCGCGGGGACACCTTTTTGAAGCGCGGGAATGCATATGGGCCAATGATGACGCCCCCTCACGGCGTCGCGCCTTTCAATGCGGGGTTTCAGGAAGGGATGACGGACGCCACCTCCGCCGCCGCCCGAGCCATCATGGGTGGATACAACCATGGTGCTCCTCCAGGTGGTGCCGCTGGATCATCATCGCAGCAGGCTCCTTTCGATAACAACTTGGATCCATTTGATGTGTTCAAATGAGAAAATAtggattaaaaaagggaaaagcaaatttaatttgaataaacaGATAATCATAGTATCAAAGTAGCCGTTGTTTAGGGATATATGGAGAAGGCAAGTACACAGATACAGTGTGGGCATCAGTTAGGgttataattttcattttgctTAAGGAACTTGAACATGTATCTGTTCATTGGTATGGTTTAAACAGTTACAGTAATAGGATTGCTTGTgcttttttaatgtatttggaGCTGAATTTGagtaacttataaatttaaagttttttttttatttaaagatgtTGCTATATTAGAAGTCGGATTACATTTTCTCTCatctaataaaaaaaaagtaaattaatccttatacGTAGTAGTTATTTCATTAGCCAcgtcaatttttaataaaaaagatgagtttactctttgatctaatgtataaggattaatttatttattttttaagtaaaagagacaaaatataatttaacttttaatacaaATCTCTTATAATACTTTTACCGCTTAACCAAGTTTAACAAGTTTGAGCAGTTTGATCTACAGTAGATTCGATCGAGCTTTTGAATGTCAAATTTCGAACTATTTAATGAGTAAAATTCAAATATactaatatttgaattgaataacTCATAGGTTTAacggaattttttttatttttaattagtattgaaaaatttcaatttcaaattcAAACTCAACCATGAGAGTCATGTTCATTTTTACTACTTCAACTCAACCATGAGAATCATGTTCATTTTTACTAGGAAATAGGCTTAATCAAGCTTaataaacttaactaaattttacTCGATTATACTCGTGTATAAAAATGAAAACATGTTACTTGGATTACACCCATATTACTTGGATTCTTTATTCTTCTTAAAGTACTatcaaatgtttttaaaatttaactggTGATTGAACTTATCGTATCATTAATTCATTGATTCAACTATCcagattaaaaaattattaaaaattcaaataacaaaattttaaaaccccattttgactatttttttagCTAGTTTAATCAATCCGTACCGATTCCTGATCTAATCAGTTCAAAGCCACTCTCCGGATTGATTACCCAACCAATTTATGATTCATTCCAATTTAAACAACATTTCCAATATCAATAATGGCATTTCAAGTTATTTTGACTTAACAGCAATGGTGATTAagttcacacacatatatatatatatatataagaaattagAGCTGCTGCTTCTctataaatgaaaacatataaCCTATGTGGCtcggaatttttatttttaaatattcatatCTGAAACATAGGGTTATACAACACTCGCACCTGAATCCGAGTAACATAATATATAACTCCTCCCACTGCAATGAAAGTTTCTTTATTCAAAGGATTGAAAATTCATTAATCTGATCAGTTAGTCAATCCTCATTTCTCATTTAGTTCCAAGTACAAATTCTGTTTTTTTATATACTCTATCGCTTCATCTACAGTCAAATATTTTATAGACAATCCTCTTGAAATGCATTCcctgaaacaaaaatgaaaagaaaacaagGGAATCTCCATCAAAATCAGACTCGAAAACAAAGTTGCACATATCTTCCAGTACTATAATAGACCGAAAAGTAATGCTGTTCTAATGCTGTTTTACCTCAATCTAGTTGAACTGATTTGGTTCGGGACAAGTTCGTCGACAATTCTAATGTTATCCtgaaaaaaacaaaagcaaatgTGCCAAAATCAGTGAGATGGGCCTTTTATCCTGAAAGAAACCAGCATATATGACTTTGTGGGACTCTAATGTTCCTTTCCAGAGCCAATTGAAGTTCAAATATCATCAAGGGTAATGACCGGGAATTGAGACCTCGATTTGTTTCTTGTGAAAAAGAGGAAAGAATCGAGAAATCCCACTACTAACCCGgttttcattcaaaatttcatCGTTGTTGATGATTTTTTCCAAATCTTGTCCTTCTCTACGAATGCAAACCACACCGTAATCCTTGCATATACTTCTAACCTGAAATTTGATGCAAATTCCAAAGTTAGTGCCTTCATATGATAAGCTAGAGCATGCTCTACGCATTATATTTAGACCAAAAAATATATCCTTAATGTCCCCATCGTCCTTTAACACCAATACCATACAAAGAGACTAATAAGCATATACCTGCTCAGGGATCCAAAACCCGGGAATGCTGAAAGATTGAACTAAATCAGAACCACAAACAAGCATGACTTTAAGGGATTCTGCAAAAAGACCGATATCGTTACTGTATCTCCACTCCTCATTATCAATTCAATAACCTTGTAGGTTGTTTTTTTTATTGGATCTAACATTTCATAGTTCTATTTTATCCCAACCAATACATCTGATTTCGACAAACGAACCAAAGAAGTTAATAAATGGTATCATTAAACATgagataaatatattatatgaccTTTTGAGCTGACAAAAATGTATGAATGACCCATATACATGTTGATACAGCTTCTAATATTTATTCATTTGGTTGTATATAGTAtgttatttgaaattaaaaattgttcatttgttaaacttaaaaaatatgatGGTTCACAGGGACAGTTCCGGGAAACAAGAATCTAGATTTTCAATTAATCAAGCATCAACCGGTTATTGCAAACTGATTATAATGCATAACTGTATCTATCAAATTATGTGTATTGGTAGGAAAGAAAGTTTAAGTTTTTGCTTGTATACCCTTAGGTATCAGTCCACCCTCAATCAAGAAGCTCTTGACTCGATTAAGAACGGTTAGAGAGCGCTGAAAAGAGCTTTGTTTTGCCTGTAAATGAGAATGGGGGGAAAAAAAAGCACTTTAAAAGGCAAGTCATACTTTGCAAATGCAACAGATGTTCCTTACTATTCAACTCGGGTTTTCCAACAAATTTGCAAAACGAACACAGGAGAAAGAGAAACAGTACCTCCCAAGGATCAACCATGATAAAATCGGAACTTTTACAGGCTAGATTACACAACTCGATACGATGATCAGCAGCTATAAGGCCCTGCATAATCAATCAAAGCTACTCAATTGTAGTATATATAACCACACAACAAGATAAGCACATATAACTAGCTATTGCCATTATCctctaatttattcatttttggaTTATAATCCAATGCATTAGTGATTGAATTCTAGCAAATTTCACTAACCAAATTATTTCCAATTTTTCTCCAGATGCTAATGAATCAAAACCTAAGATTATAACAAAAATTGGTAAATTCTACCATTAATAAATAATTCAGTAAAGAAAAAGACTAACCTTTTTCTTGTAAGCATCATTTACAGGTGACATATAGCCTCCTATAACACAAAACCCATTTGAATTCAACGCATCTCTAGCCAGTTCTaaccatataaaaattaaaaaaaaaattaaaacccataaaaatgaagaaaaaaatgaaagcaaattataattttaaaaaacttaccAAACATGCGTAAGTGCATCAAAGTAGGAGGATTGAAGCTTCCAGTAGCTACTAAAACTACATAAATTTTGTCCCCACTTTgattaaatagaaaaagaagaagaaaagaaattagtATGATATCAAAATTAGATGAattgaaacaataaaaaaaagcaataatttaaataaaataaaataaatagaagagAGTAATTTACTTGGTTATTGATGGTAGACATAGTTTATCTAAAGGCAATGTGATCTCCATTTTAAGAATttgtttggggtttagggtttagtatttcagaaaaattttgaatgaattaaaaaaaaccaGAACAATTTTATAGAATAAAATTCAAAGCTCTTGAAGAAAACGCAGAGACGAAAAAACAGGGGAGAAAAGAGAAAGCCGGTCTTGATAATCACCGTGTCAAAAACTACAGCGTATGATTAACGTAAATTGACTGCAAACGACGTCGTCTACTaggcta contains:
- the LOC107926211 gene encoding nuclear transcription factor Y subunit B-9 produces the protein MERGDEFSRFPKLAKSNSGLGIIQHGDSSDSINNVNNIFNITDSVSNAGNIFNITANVSNAGNISNTSNTNAVSTMPPPGPVLREQDQYMPIANVIRIMRRILPPHAKISDEAKETIQECVSEFISFITGEANERCQSEQRKTVTAEDILCAMGKLGFDDYMEPLTVYLTRYRQSENERTSLRGDTFLKRGNAYGPMMTPPHGVAPFNAGFQEGMTDATSAAARAIMGGYNHGAPPGGAAGSSSQQAPFDNNLDPFDVFK
- the LOC107926140 gene encoding nicotinamide/nicotinic acid mononucleotide adenylyltransferase isoform X2, translated to MEITLPLDKLCLPSITNGDKIYVVLVATGSFNPPTLMHLRMFGGYMSPVNDAYKKKGLIAADHRIELCNLACKSSDFIMVDPWEAKQSSFQRSLTVLNRVKSFLIEGGLIPKESLKVMLVCGSDLVQSFSIPGFWIPEQVRSICKDYGVVCIRREGQDLEKIINNDEILNENRDNIRIVDELVPNQISSTRLRECISRGLSIKYLTVDEAIEYIKKQNLYLELNEK
- the LOC107926140 gene encoding nicotinamide/nicotinic acid mononucleotide adenylyltransferase isoform X1, translated to MEITLPLDKLCLPSITNGDKIYVVLVATGSFNPPTLMHLRMFELARDALNSNGFCVIGGYMSPVNDAYKKKGLIAADHRIELCNLACKSSDFIMVDPWEAKQSSFQRSLTVLNRVKSFLIEGGLIPKESLKVMLVCGSDLVQSFSIPGFWIPEQVRSICKDYGVVCIRREGQDLEKIINNDEILNENRDNIRIVDELVPNQISSTRLRECISRGLSIKYLTVDEAIEYIKKQNLYLELNEK